TCCGTTTCTATTTTGCTTCCTGTATGCTGCTTGGATGAGTGGGAGGCCTCTATGGAATTCTtgcatgtctttatttttatgtttcttacaGAAAATGTGGGATCAAGAAAAGGACCATTTGAAAAAGTTCAGTGAGTTGATGGTTACGTTCAGGGTCCGGCCGACAGTTCTGATGCCCTTTTGGAACGTGCTGGGTTTTGCACTGGGTACGTGTCTCTCTAGAAGAGCTTATGCAAGCTTGGGGATCTAGAATGATTACATCCTTCAGGTATCATGTTCACAATTCTTGCTATGTCCTCTTACGACCTCATTCTGTTTACTTCATATTTTTCCAGAGTTAAATTGACTACCTTTTTTGGTGTGTGGcttaaatttatttaagataGAATCTTAATGTCagtacttaaaaagaaaaaaggtcaggcgtggtggcttgtacccataatcccagcactttgggagcctgaggcgggcagatcatgaggtcaggagttcgagaccagcctgaccaacctggtgaaatccccatctctattaaaaatacaaaaaattagctgggtgtggtggtgcaggcctgtaatcccagccacttgggaggctgaggtgggagaactgcttgaacctcggaggtggaagttgcagtgagccgagatcggcctactgcattccagtcttggtgacagagcgacagagcgagactctgtctcaaaacaaaaaacaaaaaacaaaacaacacaaaaaatagagccagggtctcattctgttgcccaggctggagagcaatggtatAGTCGTAGCTCAGGgaaacctcaaactcttgggttcaagtgatcctcccacctcagcctctgagcctgagtagcttggactactggcacatgccaccacgtacaggtctatttttttgtagagatagggtctcattatgttacctaggctggtctcaaactgctggtctCCAGCCATCCTCCCTCTGTGGCCtccacaaagtgctaggattacaggcgtgaggcaccacacctggcctaatgtccgtattataaatagaaaatacagtaaaaataaacaacagaaaaaaaaagctagtatAATTCAATTGCAGCCAAATACTATTCCCTGACAAAGATTCTCAACCTGAGGTCTGTTCACTCTTTTAGAAAAGGGAGAAGAGTAAATGGTATAAAAGATCAAAGATATATTCACCCCAAATGCTGACTTTCTCTTGGCCACAGTCAGGATAAAACAGCATTGAAAAGAGAATGGCTTTTCTTACTATGTAATTCCAGGTTTAACACTGAGATCCAGTCACTCTTAAAACAGTGGTTCTCCCTCAGGGTGAGTTTGCCCCCCTGACGAGGACATGTGGCAATATCTaggtactttttgttttttgaaatggagtctcgccctgtacccaggctggagtgcagtggcgcgatcttggctcactgcaaccttcgcctcccagcttcaagcgattttcctgcctcagcctcccaagtagctgggattacaggtgcccaccaccacattgactaatttttgtatttttagtagagacagggtttcaccatgttagccaggttggtctcgaactcctgatctcaggtcatccgcccatctcggcctcccaaagggctgggattgcaggtgtgatccaccgcgcccagccctcggGACAGTTTTGGTTGTCAAAACTTAGTTGGCGCTGCTGGCATCTAGTtggtagaggtcagggatgcaGTTAAATATCCTACCATGCATGGGGCACACAAAGAATGACCCAGCCCAGTGTCTGGTGCAGAGGTTGAGAAGCCCTGGCCACAGATGATCTCCATTACCAGTCAtatctgcttctttcttttctggtctgGGTTTAACAATCCCAGGGGCAGGGACCGCCTTGCTCGGGAAGGAAGGTGCAATGGCCTGCACCGTGGCGGTGGAAGAGAGCATAGCACATCACTACAACAACCAGATCAGGAAGCTGATGGAGGAGGACCCTGAAAAATACAAGGAACTTCTTCAGGTATTTGTCCATGCTCTAAAACAGGGCTGCTCAAGGAGAAAAGGGCAGATAGCAATTGGGTAAGAGGAAAACATACTAGAGATTGTTAGGGGATGGTGGGGGTTTAGAGCCTCAGTTTAAAGGTGAGcaaactgaggaacagagaggtGAACCCATCTGCCCTGGCCATACAGCACAGAcagagctgggactagaaccCTTGTCTccttagtctttttttctttttatttagagatgggattttgctctattgccctggctggagtacagtggcacagtcatagctcactacatcttcaaactcttgggttcaagtgatcctcccacttcagcctcctgagtagctatgggACTAtgggtacatgccaccacacccagctaattttttttttttcttttcttttgagatggagtttcgctctcattgccaaggctggagtgcaatggcgtgatgtggctcacagcaacctccgcctcctgggttcaaaccattctcctgcctcagcctctggagtagatgggattacaggcatgcgccaccacacccagctaattttgtatttttagtagaaatggggtttctccatgttggtcaggctggtctcgaactccggacctcaggtgatccgcccacctcggctcccaaagtgctgggattacaggcgtgagacaccgctcccggcctttttttttttttaagagatggggtctcaccatgttttccatgctggtcttgaactcttgggctccggtgatcctctctcctcggcctcccaaagtgctggaattataggcatgagccaccacatctggccagaaCCCTTGTCTCTTGAGCCCTGTCCTgttcacttcttttatttttaattttttgaatttttcgtagagacagtatctctctctgttgcccagattggttttgaactcctgggctcaagtgatcctcctgcctctgcctcccgaagtgctgagattacaggtgtgagccacaccaCCTGGtgctgttcattttttttttttttttgagatggagtctcgttctctCAGTGCAGTGGTCTCCAcctgcactgcagcctccgcctcccgggttccagcaattctcctgcctcggcgtcccaggtagctgggattacaggcacacaccaccatgcccagctaatttttgtatttttagtagagatggggttcaccatgttgaccagctggTGTTGgactcctcaggtgatcctcctgccttggcctcaggtgatcctcctgccttggcctccgaaagtgctgggattacaggcgtgagccaccgtacctggcccacTTCTTTATCATTGGTAGATTCTGACCAGATGCGTGAGCAGGAACCCTttagattaaataaatgaatagatatcCTGAGATAATTTTCCACAGCAAATAAGGGAACTGTTTAGTTTTTTAGAGTCTAAATCtgaggttggcaaactatggcctgtgGCCAGCCACctgtttctttaaataaacttctattgGAACGCAAGCATGTCCATTTGCTTGTCTCGCACTGGTTTTCTGTttacagtggcagagttgggtAGTTGGGACAAAGTATTTACTCCCTGGCCCTTTAGAGGAAAAGCTGGCCTCCCTGTCTTAGGCCATAATAAGAGGCTTTAGCCTCCAAAATGAAATGGAACAGTAGGAGAGTTGGAAGGCTAACTTGCTTTGGTGTCTTTTTATTTAACCAGGTGATAAAGAAATTTCGGGATGAAGAGCTTGAGCACCATGACACAGGCCTTGAACATGATGCCGAATTGGTAGGGCCCTACTGTTACCTGTTCTGCTTTGGGACTCcttatttgggaggttgaggtttcTGTTCCcagaagaataaattttaaagcGACAGCCAAAGGGAGAGAAAACCAATGATGTTGCTTTgacaaaaagcaaggaaatgcGTTATTGTTCCAGATTGGGAATCTCCTTTCTTGCTTTATCCCTTCTCGTTTTCCCCAGgaacgttttttgtttttttttttttttttttgagacagtctcactctgtcgcccatgttggagtgcagtggtgcagtcttggctcactgcagcctctgccttccgggttcaagcgattctcctgcctcagcctcccaagtagctgggattataggtacacaccgccatgcctggctaatttttgtattttttgtttttaatagagaccgaGTTTTcgctgtattggccaggctggtcttgaactcctgacctcagatgatttgcccgccttggcctcccaggagCTTCATTTCTTTCCCTGTGAGAATCTGGATGACTCCAATGCTTTGGCAGTAGCAGAGGCATTCCAACATTTTGAATAGCTTTCTTCGAAACTAAAATAAATTGTTCCTTAGATCTATTTCTCATCCCGAGAAATCCAAAGCCTGCCCTGCCAGCGCTGAATCTTACACCCAAAAATGAGCACAAAcatgtttctttgtttgcttaTTGTTTTTAACAGGCTCCAGCCTATGCCGTCCTGAAGAGCGTTATCCAAGCTGGATGCAAAGTGGCGATATATTTATCAGAAAGATTGTAAAGTGTGTCCAGTTATGCCTGCCTATGAAAGATGACAGTAATTTACCAAGTGACATTTGCAGAGAAACAAGTGTACAGTTATCATTGTACTTTTGTACAATGTGAATTTTGTTAATTAtaaggtttctttttaaaaaaaaaaaaactgcagtgtTGATTTTTCTCTGGGTTGTGTTTTCTGCCATGAGACCGACAGGTCACCAGCCTTGTTCAAGTCACAGCAAACAAAGCTGAACCTTGTTTGGTCTcatacttaattttcttttatatacatgtttttcttttacatacgtgtgtgtgtgtatatatatatatacattttttttttttggagacagggtctcactcttttgcccaggctgggtcacagctcactgcagcctcgacctcccagcctcgagcaatccacccacctcagccttccaagtagctgggactacaggtgtgcgccaccacacctggctaattctttctatttttttgtagaggcgaagtctcactatgttgccaggctggtctctaactcctggactcagtgatcctcccatttctacctcccaaagtgctgggattacaggtgtgagccacctcaccaggctCATTTTCTCCTAAAACATCAAGGAGAAATCATTAATAATGTAACGGGAATCTTTAGGAGAAAAAACAGTTTGATTTACTGATAACAAAAGATAATTGGAAACATGAGAGTATTTGAGATTGGCCAAGCAGAACTATGAAGTCCATCAAGTAAGTGAAAGACCATCGTTTCCGTTCTGAATTGTGGGTGATAAGGGGTGGGAAAGTGCTACAGTCTGGATGTCTGTGTCTCCCCAGAATTCATATGATGAAATCTTCACCCTCAAGTTGatagaaggtggggcctttgggaagtgtgaggttatgagggtggagccctcatgaatgggattagtgccttatgAAAGGTCCTAGAGAGACACCTCATCCTCTCCACAGTGTGAGACTTCAAGGGGTGTGGGCTCTGAGGAAGCAGACCCTTCACAAGCACACACCAACTAGGACTTTGatcatggacttcccagcctctaggactgagcaataaatgtttgatgtttataagccacccagactgtggtatttttgagtctcactcactctgtcacccaggctggagtgcagtggtacgatcttggctcactgcaagctctgcctcctgggttcacgccattctcctgcctcagcctcccgagtagctgggactataggtgcccgccatcgtgcccggctaatttttttgtatttttattagagacggggtttcaccatgttagccaggatggtctcgatctcctgacctcgtgatctgcctgcctaggcctcccaaagtgctgggattacaggcgtgagccaccacacccgactgactgtgttattttgttatagcagcctgaacagactaagacggGCGTGTTgcttccattgaagactatactaAGTT
This genomic window from Macaca mulatta isolate MMU2019108-1 chromosome 20, T2T-MMU8v2.0, whole genome shotgun sequence contains:
- the COQ7 gene encoding NADPH-dependent 3-demethoxyubiquinone 3-hydroxylase, mitochondrial isoform X1, giving the protein MSCAGAAAAPCLWRLRPGARRSLSAYGRRIIVRFRSSGMTLDNINRAVVDRIIRVDHAGEYGANRIYAGQMAVLGRTSVGPVIQKMWDQEKDHLKKFSELMVTFRVRPTVLMPFWNVLGFALGAGTALLGKEGAMACTVAVEESIAHHYNNQIRKLMEEDPEKYKELLQVIKKFRDEELEHHDTGLEHDAELAPAYAVLKSVIQAGCKVAIYLSERL
- the COQ7 gene encoding NADPH-dependent 3-demethoxyubiquinone 3-hydroxylase, mitochondrial isoform X2 — translated: MSCAGAAAAPCLWRLRPGARRSLSAYGRRIIVRFRSSGMTLDNINRAVVDRIIRVDHAGEYGANRIYAGQMAVLGRTSVGPVIQKMWDQEKDHLKKFSELMVTFRVRPTVLMPFWNVLGFALGAGTALLGKEGAMACTVAVEESIAHHYNNQIRKLMEEDPEKYKELLQAPAYAVLKSVIQAGCKVAIYLSERL